A genomic window from Elaeis guineensis isolate ETL-2024a chromosome 3, EG11, whole genome shotgun sequence includes:
- the LOC105041973 gene encoding uncharacterized protein isoform X4 produces the protein MLSVKRSLNSHLGKKNPPKVLGSFLSALNQFIADHYSSNHSLTEYYVYEFFKIWNCSRVEADIRVHEFFKTVYFKEGIHPIPGARHVLHKLSTFCNLSVVTSRQNAIKDDTLKWIEEHYPGLFQEIHFGNHFALDGQSRPKSEICKSLGAQVLIDDNPRYALECADVGIRVLLFDYENSYPWSKSDSAASHPLVTKVHNWQEVENQLVSLAVP, from the exons TCCTTGGAAGCTTTCTCTCAGCATTAAACCAATTTATTGCGGATCACTACTCTTCAAATCATTCATTGACAGAGTACTATGTATACGAGTTTTTCAAG ATATGGAATTGTTCTCGAGTGGAAG CTGATATCCGTGTTCATGAGTTCTTTAAAACTGTTTATTTCAAAGAGGGTATCCATCCTATCCCAGGTGCTCGACATGTTCTTCACAAACTGTCCACGTTTTGCAATTTATCAGTGGTGAC ATCTCGGCAGAATGCAATCAAAGATGACACACTGAAGTGGATTGAAGAGCATTATCCTGGGTTGTTTCAGGAGATTCACTTTGGGAATCATTTTGCTTTGGATGGACAGTCACGGCCAAAATCTGAGATTTGCAA GTCTTTGGGAGCCCAAGTTCTGATTGATGACAACCCCCGATATGCTCTTGAATGTGCAGATGTAGGTATCAGAGTCTTACTCTTCGACTATGAAAACTCATATCCCTGGAGCAAGTCTGACTCTGCAGCTTCACACCCACTGGTGACCAAGGTTCATAATTGGCAAGAAGTAGAGAACCAACTGGTTTCATTGGCAGTTCCTTAG